The following are encoded in a window of Brachyhypopomus gauderio isolate BG-103 chromosome 18, BGAUD_0.2, whole genome shotgun sequence genomic DNA:
- the ankhd1 gene encoding ankyrin repeat and KH domain-containing protein 1 isoform X4, whose amino-acid sequence MQDEVAGTAMLTDGFEDEIDSVTPRSPALGMGVGATPGAGLGGLGIGVGGKKVRLFGETGGPAADRLDFKLTAAAVLSSGPGSGSDEDEVSEVESFILDQEDLDNPVLKTASELLLSSAADGADLRTVDPETQARLEALLEAAGIGKLSTADGKAFADPEVLRRLTSSVSCALDEAAAALTRMRAENTLNASQADNLVIFSRSLAEACSDGDVNAVRKLLDEGRSVNEHTEEGESLLCLACSAGYYELAQVLLAMHANVEDRGIKGDITPLMAAASGGYVDIVKLLLVHGADVNAQSSTGNTALTYACAGGFLDVVKVLLKEGANIEDHNENGHTPLMEAASAGHVEVARVLLEYGAGINTHSNEFKESALTLACYKGHLDMVRFLLEAGADQEHKTDEMHTALMEACMDGHVEVARLLLDSGAQVNMPADSFESPLTLAACGGHVELAALLIERGANLEEVNDEGYTPLMEAAREGHEEMVALLLAQGANINAQTEETQETALTLACCGGFLEVADFLIKAGADIELGCSTPLMEAAQEGHLELVKYLLAAGANVHATTATGDTALTYACENGHTDVADVLLQTGADLEHESEGGRTPLMKAARAGHLCTVQFLISKGANVNRATANNDHTVVSLACAGGHLAVVELLLAHGADPTHRLKDGSTMLIEAAKGGHTNVVSYLLDYPSNILSVPAPDLSQLTPPSHDTPQAPRVPFQALAMVVPPQEPDRVPSTIANPPPVSNKGMSKQRMSSLQGNAVGAAGMDADLLPPFHPYQPLECIVEETEGKLNELGQRISAIEKAQLQSLELIQGEPLTKDKIEELKKSREEQVQKKKKILKELQKVERQLQLKTQQQFTKEYMEAKGMREEPGQTAGVESPGTPLPLQATQLGPDGEVGLDDHRQTPADNDEEDEDDDDGDDEDEDDVDYAELPQVDTILYPEEAQPPPPPPPQPHPLQGAPPPPLQTSFVPIQSLAAQQSTDFGSAEYPGSSSPDLQRVTLSQPRSTLGPGLPTQAPDGLMVAAPAQTLTDTLDDIMAAVTSRVPMLNTTTSPIPQPTAQTPINTVSPPSMLPLYPSVDIDAHTESNHDTALTLACAGGHEELVSVLIARGANIEHRDKKGFTPLILAATAGHVGVVEILLDKGGDIEAQSERTKDTPLSLACSGGRQEVVELLLLRGANKEHRNVSDYTPLSLAASGGYVNIIKILLNAGAEINSRTGSKLGISPLMLAAMNGHVPAVKLLLDMGSDINAQIETNRNTALTLACFQGRAEVVSLLLDRKANVEHRAKTGLTPLMEAASGGYAEVGRVLLDKGADVNAPPVPSSRDTALTIAADKGHYKFCELLINRGAHIDVRNKKGNTPLWLAANGGHFDVVQLLVQAGADVDAADNRKITPLMAAFRKGHVKVVQYLVKEVNQFPSDIECMRYIATIADKELLKKCHQCMETIVKAKDQQAAEANKNASILLKELDLEKSREESKKQALAAKREKRKEKRKKKKEEQKKKLEEEEAKVKDVFCEAQDQKEDSAEEVEVPIEPPSATTTTTIGISATSTTFTNAFGKKRANVATTPSTNRKNKKNKTKESPNEPIILQDPQVALAQQKADKNKIHGEPRGGGAPGGTSDSDNLDSTDCNSESSNGSKSQELADLPSSSSSSSSSSAPTGSSQPLPMTEKRQGLSLPTSREEKVTVSISKPQQNSLPSSFKTISLPVSSPNSKMNLTSPKRGQKREEGWKEVVRRSKKLSVPASVVSRIMGRGGCNITAIQDVTGAHIDVDKQKDKNGERMITIRGGTESTRHAVQLINALIQDPAKELEDLIPRNHIRQPGTNTKIGSTYTTSTGATSTTAASSKGLASVVPSSGVSFQASGAAAQQAGKMGKNLAPGVRPPFVSLPPLAYTHPQLALLAAQTMHQIRHPRLPMAQFGGTFTPSPNTWGPFPVRPVSPGSANSSPKHSGGAVPRPSSSAPTSAEHLPPASAATVTPGSSASSPSTAPSNAPTPSSVKKQLFSTEPKSGAGAAIATTAGGCPAAPAPCVPITCAPTTPTTPPPPPAPIAPPSQHPPAPKPEPVASPATASTPAKEKPAAELAVPVPGAPCEGPSSSGPLHFPASPSAQAGLPVQSEGRQQLPMPFTSSAEPSSTTTAPPALSASRPAPPTCSSGALTNTSSTLPHYATPAAPGVSPRMQHPTPYYPMAPGATMQEQQPVFVPQGVTQEPHKQQQAAQPGLAAANMPPPSMQMPSTMGMMNGSQMHLHGGKAQLPPNFGPAALFNHFSSIFDSNQVSNNQVWGACHLPTRTPPEQPYSAPPAYMGGMGQMENTMAPPDGSKAPGYRCTSQRIVSSPIGMHPIDPTGNSISSSTALTSFATSMSASPVFLPGPAPVGTPSFSRQHFSPHPWSSSTSCAKISESPVPSVSSGASSPLCTSTVTPTLIQAKPSSSSHQDRKVPQPIGTERLARIRQTGSVNHTMLPTSYTPPVGQGGIWSFGVGSASEAMSGWSQPLMGGPVMHQQLPEQSAFSQHQAMERDDTGIVAPSNTFHQPMPTNFMDFPKGLPMSMYGGTMIPPHPQMAEAPGGPMYNGLHTTDPAWNPILKVVPNSAENTDPQQVWPGTWAPHVGNVHLNHVN is encoded by the exons GTGGAGTCTTTCATCCTGGACCAGGAGGACTTGGACAATCCCGTACTGAAGACAGCGTCCGAGCTCCTCCTGTCCAGCGCGGCAGACGGCGCCGATCTGCGGACGGTAGACCCAGAGACGCAGGCCCGGCTGGAGGCCCTGCTGGAAGCGGCAG GCATCGGTAAACTCTCCACTGCCGATGGCAAAGCCTTCGCAGATCCCGAGGTCCTGCGGCGACTGACGTCCTCGGTGAGCTGCGCGCTGGACGAAGCCGCCGCCGCCCTGACCCGCATGAGGGCCGAGAACACGCTCAACGCCAGCCAGGCAGACAA TCTGGTTATTTTTAGCCGCAGCCTGGCGGAGGCCTGCTCCGACGGGGACGTGAACGCCGTGCGCAAGCTGCTGGACGAGGGCCGCAGCGTCAACGAGCACacggaggagggagagagcctGCTGTGTCTGGCCTGCTCCGCTGGATACTATGAGCTCGCACAG GTTTTACTCGCCATGCATGCTAACGTAGAGGACCGAGGCATCAAAGGAGACATCACGCCCCTCATGGCAGCTGCTAGTGGTGGTTACGTAGACATCGTCAAACTGCTCCTGGTGCACGGAGCAGACGTCAACGCACAGTCCTCCACAG GCAACACGGCGCTCACGTACGCCTGCGCCGGCGGCTTCCTGGACGTGGTGAAGGTCCTGCTGAAGGAGGGGGCCAACATCGAGGACCACAACGAGAACGGCCACACGCCGCTGATGGAGGCGGCCAGCGCGGGTCACGTGGAGGTGGCACGCGTGCTGCTGGAGTACGGCGCCGGCATCAACACGCACTCCAACGAGTTCAAGGAGAGCGCGCTCACGCTGGCCTGCTACAAAG GGCACCTGGACATGGTGCGGTTTCTCTTGGAGGCAGGGGCCGACCAGGAACACAAGACAGACGAGATGCACACGGCGCTCATGGAGGCCTGCATG GACGGGCACGTGGAGGTGGCACGGCTGCTGTTGGACAGTGGCGCGCAGGTCAACATGCCCGCCGACTCCTTCGAGTCTCCGCTGACGCTGGCGGCGTGCGGGGGCCACGTGGAGCTGGCGGCCCTGCTGATCGAGAGGGGGGccaacctggaggaggtgaacGACGAGGGCTACACGCCTCTCATGGAGGCCGCACGGGAGGGCCACGAGGAGATGGTGGCTCTGCTTCTGGCACAAG GTGCTAACATCAACGCGCAGACGGAGGAGACGCAAGAGACGGCCCTGACCCTGGCCTGCTGCGGCGGCTTCCTGGAGGTAGCCGACTTCCTCATCAAAGCCGGTGCGGACATCGAGCTGGGCTGCTCCACTCCCCTCATGGAGGCTGCGCAGGAGGGCCATCTAGAGCTGGTCAAGTACCTGCTGGCAGCCG GCGCTAATGTCCACGCCACCACAGCCACGGGGGACACGGCGCTCACGTACGCCTGCGAGAACGGACACACGGACGTGGCCGACGTGCTGCTCCAAACCGGGGCGGATCTG gagCACGAGTCAGAAGGTGGGAGGACTCCACTGATGAAAGCAGCCAGAGCAGGGCACCTGTGCACTGTGCAGTTCTTAATCAGTAAAG gtgctaATGTTAACAGAGCCACAGCCAATAACGACCACACGGTGGTGTCTCTGGCCTGCGCCGGGGGCCACCTGGCTGTGGTGGAGCTGTTGCTGGCACACGGTGCAGATCCCACACACAGACTGAAG GATGGCTCCACCATGCTGATTGAAGCTGCTAAGGGTGGTCACACTAACGTGGTGTCCTACTTGCTCGACTACCCAAGCAACATTCTGTCAGTGCCGGCACCGGACCTGTCCCAGCTCACGCCCCCCTCGCACGACACGCCTCAG GCTCCTCGAGTCCCATTCCAAGCCCTGGCCATGGTTGTACCCCCCCAGGAGCCAGACAGGGTGCCCTCCACCATCGCCAACCCCCCACCAGTCTCGAACAAAG GTATGTCCAAGCAGAGGATGAGCTCTCTGCAGGGTAACGCGGTTGGCGCGGCGGGCATGGACGCCGACCTGCTGCCCCCTTTCCACCCGTACCAGCCCTTGGAGTGCATCGTGGAGGAAACCGAGGGCAAACTCAACGAGCTGGGCCAGCGCATCAGCGCCATCGAGAAGGCCCAGCTGCAGTCGCTGGAGCTGATCCAGGGCGAGCCGCTCACCAAAGACAAGATCGAGGAGCTGAAGAAGAGCCGCGAGGAGCAGgtgcagaagaagaagaagatccTCAAGGAGCTGCAGAAGGTGGAGCGGCAGCTGCAGCTGAAGACGCAGCAGCAGTTCACCAAAGAGTACATGGAGGCCAAGGGCATGAGGGAGGAGCCGGGCCAGACGGCAGGGGTGGAGTCGCCCGGCACGCCCCTGCCCCTCCAGGCCACGCAGCTGGGCCCCGACGGCGAGGTGGGCCTGGACGACCACCGCCAGACCCCCGCGGACAACGAcgaggaggacgaggacgacGACGACGGAGATGACGAAGACGAGGATGATGTGGACTACGCCGAGCTACCGCAAGTGGACACCATCCTGTACCCAGAAGAGGCACAGCCgccgccccctcctccccctcagccCCACCCCCTGCAGGGTGCCCCGCCTCCTCCTCTGCAGACCAGCTTCGTCCCTATCCAGTCCCTGGCCGCACAGCAGTCCACGGACTTCGGCAGCGCCGAGTACCCGGGCAGCAGCAGCCCAGACCTGCAGAGGGTGACGCTGAGCCAGCCACGGTCCACCCTGGGGCCCGGGCTCCCCACGCAGGCGCCCGACGGCCTCATGGTGGCCGCGCCCGCACAGACGCTCACAGACACGCTGGACGACATCATGGCAG CAGTGACCAGCAGAGTGCCTATGTTAAACACTACGACCTCACCCATACCTCAGCCCACAGCACAGACGCCCATCAACACTGTCTCCCCACCCTCCATGCTCCCGCTCTACCCATCCGTAGACATCGACGCACAC acgGAGAGCAATCACGACACGGCTCTGACTCTGGCCTGTGCGGGCGGCCACGAGGAGCTAGTGTCTGTGCTCATTGCGCGCGGGGCCAACATCGAGCATCGGGACAAGAAGG GGTTCACTCCTCTTATCCTGGCTGCCACCGCGGGTCACGTTGGCGTCGTAGAGATCCTCCTGGACAAGGGAGGAGACATCGAGGCCCAGTCTGAGAGGACCAAAGACACCCCTCTCTCCCTGGCTTGCTCAGGTGGCAGACAAGAG GTGGTGGAACTTTTGCTTCTTCGTGGTGCCAACAAAGAGCACCGCAACGTGTCCGACTACACCCCTCTTAGTCTCGCCGCCTCAGGGGGCTACGTCAATATAATCAAGATCCTCCTCAATGCTGGAGCTGAGATCAACTCCAG GACGGGCAGTAAGCTGGGCATCTCTCCCCTGATGCTGGCGGCCATGAACGGCCACGTTCCTGCCGTCAAGCTGCTGCTGGACATGGGGTCCGACATCAACGCGCAGATCGAGACCAACCGCAACACGGCGCTGACGCTGGCCTGCTTCCAGGGCCGGGCCGAGGTGGTCAGCCTGCTGCTCGACCGCAAAGCTAACGTGGAGCACCGTGCCAAG ACGGGACTCACCCCTCTAATGGAGGCTGCATCCGGCGGCTACGCCGAAGTTGGCCGGGTGCTGCTGGATAAAGGTGCGGACGTCAACGCTCCACCTGTCCCCTCGTCACGCGACACAGCCCTCACCATCGCTGCCGACAAGGGCCATTACAAGTTCTGCGAGCTACTCATCAACAG GGGAGCTCACATCGATGTTCGCAATAAGAAGGGGAACACTCCTTTGTGGTTGGCTGCAAACGGGGGCCATTTTGATGTAGTGCAGCTGCTGGTGCAGGCGGGAGCCGATGTTGATGCAGCGGACAACCGCAAGATCACCCCTCTCATGGCCGCGTTCCGTAAG GGGCATGTGAAAGTGGTCCAGTACTTGGTGAAGGAGGTGAATCAGTTCCCCTCTGATATCGAGTGCATGAGATACATTGCCACCATTGCAGACAAG GAGTTGCTGAAGAAGTGTCATCAGTGCATGGAGACCATCGTCAAAGCCAAAGACCAGCAGGCTGCTGAGGCTAACAAGAACGCCAGCATTCTGCTCAAAGAGCTTGATCTTGAGAAG TCCCGTGAAGAAAGCAAAAAACAAGCCCTGGCAGCGAAGCGAGAGAAGCGCAAAGAGAAAcgcaagaagaagaaggaggagcaGAAGAAGAAactggaagaggaggaggcgaAAGTGAAGGACGTGTTTTGTGAGGCACAGGACCAGAAGGAGGATTCTGCTGAAG AGGTGGAGGTCCCCATCGAGCCCCCGAGcgccacaaccaccaccaccatcggCATCTCCGCCACCTCCACTACCTTCACCAACGCCTTTGGCAAGAAACGCGCCAACGTGGCTACCACACCGAGCACCAACCGCAAGAACAAAAAGAATAAGACCAAGGAGTCCCCCAACGAGCCCATAATCCTGCAGGACCCACAGGTGGCGCTGGCACAGCAGAAGGCCGACAAAAACAAGATCCACGGCGAACCGCGGGGCGGCGGGGCGCCAGGCGGCACCAGCGACTCGGACAACCTGGACAGCACCGACTGCAACAGCGAGAGCAGCAACGGTAGCAAGAGCCAGGAGCTGGCAGACCTGCCGTCCTCATCCTcgtcctcatcttcctcctcagcCCCTACAGGGTCCAGCCAGCCTCTCCCCATGACTGAGAAGAGGCAGGGCCTGTCGCTGCCCACCTCTCGAGAGGAGAAGGTCACCGTGTCCATCTCCAAACCGCAGCAGAA TTCCCTGCCCTCTTCGTTCAAGACCATTTCACTGCCCGTGTCCTCACCCAACAGTAAGATGAACCTCACCAGTCCCAAAAGGGGccagaagagagaggaagggtggAAAGAGGTCGTGCGAAG GTCAAAGAAGCTCTCGGTCCCAGCCTCTGTCGTGTCCCGCATCATGGGGAGAGGAGGCTGTAATATCACAGCCATTCAAGACGTGACCGGTGCACACATAGACGTCGACAAACAGAAGGACAAGAACGGCGAGAGAATGATCACcatcag AGGTGGCACAGAGTCAACACGGCACGCCGTCCAGCTGATCAATGCGCTGATCCAGGACCCTGCCAAAGAGTTGGAAGACCTGATCCCTCGCAACCACATCCGTCAACCCGGCACCAATACCAAAATTggctccacctacaccacctccacagggGCCACCAGCACCACGGCGGCCAGTTCGAAGGGTCTCGCGTCGGTGGTGCCCTCGTCCGGCGTGTCCTTCCAGGCCTCCGGCGCCGCGGCACAGCAGGCGGGCAAAATGGGCAAGAACCTGGCGCCCGGCGTCAGGCCCCCGTTCGTCTCCCTTCCGCCGCTTGCCTACACGCACCCCCAGCTGGCCCTGCTGGCAGCCCAGACCATGCACCAGATCCGCCACCCCCGCCTGCCCATGGCGCAGTTCGGCGGCACCTTCACGCCCTCGCCCAACACGTGGGGCCCCTTCCCCGTGCGTCCGGTCAGCCCCGGTAGCGCCAACAGCTCCCCCAAGCACAGCGGCGGCGCCGTCCCCCGCCCTtccagctccgcccccaccagCGCAGAGCACCTGCCCCCCGCCTCGGCTGCCACCGTCACCCCCGGctcctccgcctcctcccccAGCACGGCCCCCTCCAAcgcccccacaccctcctccgTCAAGAAGCAGCTCTTCTCCACCGAGCCCAAATCTGGGGCCGGGGCCGCCATAGCCACCACCGCCGGCGGCTGCCCCGCCGCTCCGGCCCCTTGCGTCCCCATCACCTGCGCTCCCACCACTCCCACGACCCCTCCTCCTCCGCCCGCCCCCATCGCTCCACCCTCACAGCATCCCCCGGCCCCGAAGCCGGAGCCCGTCGCCAGCCCCGCCACTGCCAGCACGCCCGCCAAGGAGAAGCCGGCGGCCGAGCTCGCCGTTCCCGTTCCCGGCGCCCCGTGCGAGGGGCCGAGTTCCTCGGGCCCCCTGCACTTCCCCGCGTCTCCCTCCGCGCAGGCGGGGCTGCCCGTGCAAAGCGAAGGCAGGCAGCAGCTGCCCATGCCCTTCACCTCGAGTGCAGAGCCcagctccaccaccaccgccccACCCGCCCTCTCCGCCTCTCGcccagctccgcccacctgcaGCAGCGGCGCgctcaccaacaccagcagcacGTTACCTCACTACGCCACGCCCGCCGCGCCCGGCGTCTCACCCCGCATGCAGCACCCGACTCCTTACTACCCCATGGCGCCCGGGGCCACCATGCAGGAGCAGCAGCCCGTGTTCGTGCCTCAGGGCGTAACGCAGGAGCCCCACAAGCAGCAGCAGGCCGCCCAGCCCGGCCTGGCCGCCGCCAATATGCCGCCCCCCTCCATGCAGATGCCCTCCACCATGGGCATGATGAACGGCTCCCAGATGCACCTCCACGGCGGGAAGGCCCAGCTGCCGCCCAACTTTGGCCCCGCAGCCCTTTTTAATCACTTCAGCAGCATCTTCGATAGCAACCAGGTGAGCAACAACCAGGTGTGGGGGGCCTGCCACCTTCCCACGCGCACTCCGCCAGAACAGCCCTACAGCGCCCCTCCTGCCTACATGGGAGGGATGGGGCAAATGGAGAACACCATGGCGCCTCCAGATGGCTCCAAAGCTCCAGGGTATCGCTGCACCTCCCAGAGAATAGTCTCCAGCCCCATTG GAATGCACCCAATAGACCCCACAGGCAATTCCATCTCCTCTTCTACCGCGCTTACCAGCTTTGCCACGAGCATGTCCGCCAGCCCCGTGTTCCTGCCCGGCCCGGCCCCCGTGGGCACACCCTCCTTCAGCCGCCAGCACTTCTCCCCTCACCCCTGGAGCTCCTCCACATCTTGTGCGAAAATAA GTGAGTCTCCGGTGCCCTCCGTGTCGTCCGGCGCGTCCTCCCCCCTCTGCACGTCCACTGTGACCCCCACGCTGATCCAGGCCAAGCCCAGCAGCTCCAGCCACCAGGACCGTAAAGTGCCCCAGCCCATTGGAACCGAGCGCCTGGCTCGCATCCGGCAGACAGGCTCCGTTAACCACACCATGCTGCCCACCAGCTACACACCGCCGGTCGGACAGGGCGGCATCTGGTCTTTTGGAGTGGGCAGTGCCTCCG AGGCGATGTCGGGCTGGTCTCAGCCACTGATGGGAGGGCCCGTCATGCACCAGCAGCTCCCAGAGCAGTCGGCCTTCTCCCAGCACCAGGCTATGGAGCGAGATGACACGGGCATCGTGGCTCCCTCAAACACCTTCCACCAGCCTATGCCCACTAACTTCATGGATTTccctaag GGGTTGCCGATGTCGATGTATGGTGGAACAATgatcccaccccacccacagatGGCTGAAGCTCCTGGAGGCCCCATGTACAATGGGCTCCACACCACTGACCCTGCCTGGAACCCCATCCTGAAAGTCGTACCCAACTCTGCTGAGAATACAGACCCGCAGCAG GTCTGGCCTGGGACTTGGGCCCCGCACGTTGGAAATGTGCATCTGAATCATGTCAACTAA